From Chrysemys picta bellii isolate R12L10 chromosome 1, ASM1138683v2, whole genome shotgun sequence:
AAGTGCTGCAACTTTTCTACTGGTGTGTCATCAACCAGTCCAAAGGATTGGGTCTCCTAAGAGATCATAGGCCTCCAATATTCCTCTGCTCAGACTTCCTTGCTCTGGTCTTAAAGGCAGATACTGAATTACAGCAAAATCTGGTTTTCCAAACTAGTGGGAGAGATAGATTTTATTATATTTCAACTACCTGCCTGTTTATGAGAACAGACAAAGGGGCAACACGATGTGCAACATGCACACAGAAACACAGCTGATAATGGGACATGCTCATTTAGACTTGCAATTTATAACTCAGTGCACATAATATCTGATTTTTCAAAGTTCAGCTGTGTCTGTTTTTCAGAACCATGCACAATGGCTTAGCATACATTTAAAGTTACAATAATTAAATCAGAGCTTCTGAATATTTTCTAAACTGTAGTGCTGTGTCAGAGACATGTGGAGATTGGAGAAGCTGATTATGATATATTGTATATGGGtagtacaaaatgggaaatgactgcctagaaaggagtactgcagaaaggaatctgggggtcacaTGCCTTTAAGATGGTTACTTACATATAGAACTGAAAGGGCTCCACTGTAGCGTTTTGTCTTGATTCCAAGCAGATACTTTAATTGGGAGGTAAAGACATGAACTGCCGCGGCCGTAGTGAACCCTCGTACCAGTGGCTCCGTTAGATAGATGGCTACAAAACCAAACCGAAGGAGACCTAAAGACAACTATTGAAGAACAACAGGGTCAAATTATGCAACTCACCAGTGCACTCAATTGTAACGTAAAACTCAGCACTGTAGAGAATACAGAGCAGACCAGATTCCTGCCAACCCTGACATTAAGCAAACCGGAGACAGTCCAAGCAAATCTAGGCTTCCCCTCAAAACCAATTCTACTTCCCCCTTTCTGCAGGAATGAAGTTTCAGTGAGCAACATTCTCACTGACCCAGGCCAGTCTGAGAGGGTTCAGTCCCATCAATGCTAGGACGGAGTCGGGGTATAGGTGTCACACACATAGACCTGATATCCTATGGTTTATGGAGGGCTTTAAAGAAATAGTGAAAAAGAGGTTTCCTGTCAGACCAGAGGTAGTAGTGATGGAGGAGGAAAAGGATCTCTCTGATGTGCCCCAGCCAAAGCTGAGATGTCAGGAGAAATGCCTTGCTTCCAAGTTCTCCCTTAATCTTAGGTACATAGATAGCATGACGAAGCTCATATCCCCCAGAACTGTGTTGGGACATGACTAGCATTTTACTGTGGGGTCTGGGCAGCTTCAATAACCTGGGACCCCCTACCACTGCAAGTTTGAGAGAACTGCCCGAACTTGCCCTGCAGCAAGCTATAAACATGTTACCTGTATGATCCCTGAAAGCAAGGTGACGGCCACAGCTACCTTTACCCTCATAGCATCTCTGGCTTTATAGTTTTCAAGGAGATCAGTGCTATTGGTGGAATTAGATTCCATAATATTAAACATTTCATCAGGAGCTTCTCTGACAGCAACTCCACCAATCATCAGACTAATCACCGCAAACGTCCCTgaaataaaagaggaaaaatagaTGCAAATTCTGCATGTCATTTAGGACAAACTTTTACCTGCTTGTTACTAGAGTTCCTTATACAATGGATTATCTCATGTTTGTACACTTTTGTGGAATTAAACATTTATCTCCAAACTATTTTAGAGTTTTCAATCAACAAAGTTGCATTTTTAGTAGTGAAATTTGCCCTTATATTCAAGGCCAATATAGTGGTTTATACATTGAATAAACACTCCTGTGGCAggtaaatataattattttacaGATGCAGCGAAATTAAATAAATTTGTCTAAGGCCACGTAGCTATTTGCAGCAAAGCTGGAGTTCCTGGTGCTCATGCTCATGCCCACTCCACTAGCTGCTGTTGCTTTTATTCCTTCTTAAATATATTAGATAAGATGACAGCAAACACAACCTGCTGGCATTTGAGACTATGAAAAGTACCTAAGAATTTCAAGtttaatgaagaaaaataataatcagaaaGTTTGTcctatttattcatttttacaaagtattatttgaaaagaaaacacTTCAGTTGTACATAAAGAAAGATACCTATTGATATGTGTCTGGAGGTCCCAAAAAAGGTATACAGAAAAACAGGATAAAATGAAGAATATAGGCCAAATACCGGGGGAACAGCAGCCAGCAAAGCGTAGGCTAACCCTAGAAAATACAATCAGAGAGAAAGGAAGCCATGTTAGGAAAAAACGGAAAGGGTCTGTTTCAAGATAAAAACCACATCATCCCCTTAATGATATAAAAACTATTAAATACATGTAGCAAACATTTCATGTCACATGTCCAAAGAGACATGAGAAAAGAATGTTCTTCAACTGCACATgtaaatttagggcctgatcccgcAACCCAGAGTGATCCCACTGAGGAAACAAGAAGCTTGCAATGACAGGCTTTGGGGGGGGGTGCATGTATTTTTTAATGGACCATGTCTTCAATCATCTCTCCCCAAGAAGCTTCGTagaataataaaagacaaaaaagactAGGACTTAACTGCTGAAGCATCCCACATTTGCTTTTCTTCCTTTGCCAAATGTGTGTGCCAGTCTTTACTGATTTACACTCAAACAACCACACTGGGATCACTGGTGTTGCATACTGGTGCAAGTCAACACAAACTTGGCTCAAATGTAAAATACAAGGGAAGGACCAAGCTGTAATCTCTTGACTTTTACTTCAGTCGTTTACTAGTGGAAGTGATAAAGAACAGAAGCTTCTGTTCGTAAAGGAAAAGATCTGGAGTGGTTTCCAGGAGCACTTGCAAATACCAAGAGAAagaatcacatttaaaaaaaaaaaaggaagccaCAAAATGAAGAGCAAAGTTCACTGCTGCTCACCTATAAATCATGTGGCAATGACTACTATGAGATAAGGCTGCTGCAGTTTGTGTTTCCAACACATAACAGACATGTAATACCTTTGGCTACAATATCTAAATGCTTTGTCCAGCTAGTGTCTCATTTAAAGTATTTTGAACATTTATCATTAAATGTAAGTAAAACTAGAGATTTTTATTTGAtatgctaaaaataaaaataagaaggcTGCACCCAATATCAAAATCCTTAAACTGAGAAATGCACAAAACCAATAGACTGCACACCCAGAAAAGGAATAAAAGCCTCTCTGACAGGCTAGGGTTTGAACCTTCTATTACTTAGAAGTGATGACGCCTGTAAAAGCCTCAGACACAGCTGACTCTTTTTACTCGTTCCTAGATTTGTCTCTATTCAAAGAGGAGAGTGAGATCTGGCAGTGTGATCTCAAACCAAACCAAAGATAAAGGAACTCACTTACACTTGCTAATAATAGTGGTTGTAATAGCAGTAGTAGTACTGAAGAAGCGCCCAAAGCTCCAACCAGAATCAgggtcccatggggctgggctctacacacacacacacacacacacacacacacacacacacacacacacacacacacacacaaagctgtgCCTAGACTAGACTTTCTTGGGAAGCCTCCCACTGCAGCAATCCCACTGGTGGCAGCAACGACCTGCATACTAGCATAGACAGTAAGTTAGTATTTTTACTTCTAAGTAGGTCTGAAAGACCTGGTGGTAAAATGCTAATGGCCACCTGAGTCTAGGCTACATGAGTGTTCCCACTGGTGCTGAAGTACCAGTGCTAGTGTAACAGCAAATATGGATCCCTTCCAAAACACACCTTCTACTAGAGTGGACAAGACATcgttcctgccctgaagacttTACTCCACTTTCCTGCAAGTGGAGTAAGACTTCCAAGTTGTTTCAGTGCATTTCAATGGATTTTCACTCCTATCGTCAAGCTTCTCTCCACTAGTCTCCATGAAACACAGGAATCACCGCCGACTACTCTGCACTGACTGAGCAGGGAAGAAAAGGAGACACCACCATGTCATGAAGGAAAAGATAAGGACCAATCTCTGGCTCCTGATCTTGCTGAAGTTGCTCCAAGCAGCGGAGTCAAGCCAATCTTCCACCCCTCTGGCATTCCAGAGATGCTCTAGCTGCCAGTGACCTACACAAGTGAAGTGGAGAAGTGTAGACCTGCCACTACTCTTGGGATGAATAGGTGAGGAGGGAGTAATAATTAAGGTCTTTTATCAACATGGTATTTAAGTAGATGCCTACTTTTAAGGCAAGTGAGTagtttcactgacttcaacaggactatCACATGCTGACATACTTTgcaaatatttcataatgggctcttcaatctacaGAGAAAAGTCctcaatccaatggctggaagcttaaggtagacaaattcagactggaaaagcAGTGTAAACTTTTAATtctgagggtaattaaccactgaaacaattcACCAAGGGTTTGTGGTGGAttcccatcactggcaattttaaaatcaagtctgGTTGTTCTTCTaagaagatctgctctagaaattatcctggggaaggtctctggactgtgctacacaggagatctgactagatgatcacagtggtctcttccgGCCTGGGAAACTGTGAATTGGGGCCAAGTTCTTTGGGCTGGGTGCTCAGAGGGGAGGATTTCACTTGTTACCACTGGCTAACAAGATGTACAGCAGCACTTTAAATGACAGCCTTTTCAACTGGTTTTCAGCATGTTGTGAAGCACTACCACACACTCATCCAGGAGATCACTGCCACAACAAGACACACATGATGGTCTAAGAAAGATAATAAAATTACACACAGTTCTACTCACCTTGAGGAAGCTGCATAACCCCAGTGCTTATACCTGAGACTATGTCTCCTAACAAATATGCCTTCACTGGATAACGGGGCAGCCATTTTAAAATTGGTAAAAAACTGTAGAGATGAGACTTTGCTTTCTTGGAAGAACAACTGAaaatacaaaaaggaaaagaagcgAGATCATAGCAGAGGGAAATTAAAAAGATTATAAAGCCCATCCCCTTGCTATCAATTTCTTGCAGACCATTGTTTttggtttgcttgtttgttttgagagagagagagagagaaaataaatgacCAGGTGTGCAGATTAACTAAGGAAGAATTCATAAGGTACTAGCAGATATAAAACCCATACCGACAAGAATGTGCTATCTTCTGGCTAAGAGGCTGAGGCGTCTTTTCCTTCTTGTGCAGCTGTCCTTGTAAGAACTCTTCGTTATATACCGGTCTCTCCACCCAGTACATCTGGGTTTGCACAAGGCACTCTTCATGTTCTTGAACATGTTCCATAGTACATTTCAATTATCAGGAACGGCAGAACCACTCCAAAGTCtctacaaaaaaaaccctagacaCACACAAAGATACAGTTTAGCTCATTATTGTTATTTCTTAAACATCTAGTTCGGGGTTTCCTTCCAAGAAGCTTTAAGGACCTCAGTTTGACTACTccgatactacagtgatgagtgcggTGACAAATGCACTGATCAGACAGCTTGTATAGCAGCTGTAAAATCACAGTTGTGGTCTTTATTACACAGAAGTGAATATTTCTACATTTCTCTTTCAGGTAAAAATCTCCAGCATCAATTATTTTGCAAGTATGGAAATTCAAATTTAACACTGAGGGTTAAATTCACTTTCATCTATTCTTCCCCTTTCCCTCACCACAGTCTTTCTAAAGAGGACTGCAACAGTTTAGGGAGATGTGTTATTTCTGAGTTACTTCCTGCTACCTCTCCTTATAAAGGGTCACTGTTAATAGGACCAGGAGCTGAAACTCAAATACAAATACAGACTCCCCTTTAAAAATTCAGAAATTCACTTCTCTTTACTCCAAGCAGTCTGTCACTTGATTGCCTCCTTCCCCTAAAAATTTGCATGCTCTTATTTAAGCTATGACAAAACTATCTCTCAGTCAAGTAGGGGATGGAAGTAGGCACAATCCCCATTACCTTCAAAAGGCTAGTCTCCCAATGCCTGTGCCAGGTGTTATTTATTCCCAATCTTgtgctcactgaaatcaatgggagttaattTTGAATGACAAAAAGTGTCTACAACCAGCTAAAAATACCTGACTTCCAAGTTTCTTAACACCTTACAGGCATACAGTGCTCATCCTCTCTGTTGCTCTGCATAGCTTGTTTGTGCAAATATGGGTAAAAAGAAATTTTCCACTCATTTATGAGCAATGAGACAGGGCCATTAAACTATTAAGTAAATAGGACCTGGTTAATGTAAAACATGTCAGATTGCAGAAAGGGAACTTGGATGGACAGGATAAAGCcaaaaaaaagcagcatttttttataTTGACTTTTAAAAGTAAACAGTATGCATCTGCTTCATCTTAGTAACCTGAAAGTTGAAGAGATAGGATAGCACTGATTGCCATGAATGATGCAATGTTATAACATGTTAAGGTTAGATTCCCTGATCTGGCCAAGCTGtaccatgggggtggggaaagggtggttCTGAGCTGCCCTGGTCTCAGGGTTACCAGAGACCAGCATAGGCCCTGGTGCAAGTTAGGCCCCAAAGAGCTAGTCCAGCAAATAGGGATGAGCTGGATACATTTGTTTCAGGATTGCCCTTCGGTTGGGCCATGCGCCCCAGACACCAGTGACCAGAACAGACAGTAGTGTAGGAGTTGCTATGGAAACCTCATGTGGGCACAAATTTTAGATTACATTGGGCATTACTTTTCTTATATGTCTAATGTTTTAGGGTGAATGTATTTTAACTGTACAAACTAAGGCcccagtctctctccccccccccccatacacgcttagctttctccacaccagtactcccactggcttcaatgggacttctcataCATGTAGAATGACACATGCGACTAattatttgcaggatcaaggcctaagacTGTCAGCAAAAGAATCCACTGTTGAGGTACAGACAGATACATCATTAGAGAGAGTCACAGAGAGGGAGAAGGAATAATCATCTTAGTCATAAAATTACCTTCCTTCCTCACCAATTCCCCTGCTGAGGCACTTGATACAAACCACAAAAGAATATACTGGTTGTTATTGTACTTTATAAACCACTCTCTTTAAATTCAAAGAGATCCCAACCACAGAAAAGATACACCAGAGGTGGAGAGAGAAAGACTGATAGCAATGCACAGGGAATTGTAACCATCACCAAGTACTAATCGAGGAAGATTATGAGTCACAGCTCATTACGGATAGTGGCCAGGTCCTAGAGAAGATACATTGTTTATGACAATCTAAGGGCTGGACTCGCATCGCATTTACATTAGCGCAAGTCTGGAGCAACTCCATTGACATAAAGGATGTAAAAAAGTTTATATTTTACTTTAGTTCTGACTAAATCAGGAGAAAAAACTAATTAAACAGACATTTTGTCTGCATCTTTATTAATATTAACTTTTTTATAGCACGGAAACTGATTTACAACCTAATAAGCTAGGCTCAAAGACTGCTAGTGACACTCATGTATAAAGTGCTGTTCATTCATGCAGAAGACTTAGACCCCAAGAGGACATGTTACAATTACTTCCCTTGCCACTGAAATGTGAATATATATGCTATATACTGAAGAGCAGGTTCAAACCCTAAGAAGCAAGTACACTGACAATGACGGGACATGGAACAAATCTGTTCAATTCCAGCCTAAAATATTCAAACGTGGATATAGAATCTCATTTAGTGtataatccaaagcccactagaGTGAGTGGAAAGgtacccactgacttcagtgaactttggatcaggctcttagtcCCCAAtacagcaaagtatttaagcacatgcttatctttaagcataaGAGTAGTCCCACTGGAAGTCAATGAATCTAAtgatcacatgcttaaagttaaattgtacttaaatgttttgctggatcagggcataAATGCATAGACATTAAACAATTtaccagccacacacacacacacacaaagctaaAAAGGATTTGATTCACTGAATACATGTTCAAACAGGATTTAACTATCCAGCATACACAAGCTCCATGGTTGTCTCCAAAGTTAACAGTTTTGAGTGCTAAGCAATGCTTAACGTAATCGGGAGTGGAGTCCCTTAAaccggtggttctcaacctttccagactactgtacctctgttttgtcttgtgtactccaagtttcacctcatttaaaaactactttctTACAAAATCGGACAAAAATATACAAAAGtgtcagcacactattactgaaaaattgtttactttctcatttttaaccctataattataaaataaatcaactggaatataaatattgcacagACATtagtgtatagagcagtataaacaagtaattgtatgaaattgtagtttgtactgacttcactagtgctttttatgtaagctcttgtaaaactaggcaaatatctagatgagttgatgtatccctggggggaggaggggaaggaatctTTGAGATTTTGTGGGTCTATACTACACAATGAAGGGCTGCTCTCAAATAATCTGTGCTTAACAAAGATTGAATTACTGAGCAATAAGAGTACCAGCAGTATTTCTTATCAGCCAGATAAGCTGGGGTAATTGGCAGGCTACATGCAGGAGACTTAAGAGGTAGTGGTTCTTTATCTGACAGATAAAGGCCAGCTCTGGAGGCTATTATTAACCTGAAGGTGTCAGAAAAAGTGGGACTCTTGCCACATTAACACCATGTGGTGACAAtgttctaaggctatgtctacactgcatacctTAAAGCGGCACGCCGCTACAGCCGCACAGTTGTAAGGCACACAGTGTAGCCGCTCTTTATTGCCAGGAAAGAGTTCTCCTGGGGACAAAATAAAACTACCTCAAATGAGGGATGGTAGCTTCGTCGCTGGAAGTGtggctcctgccgacaaagcactGTCCAGACTGGCGCCTTCGTCgtcaaaacttttgtcgttcaggggggtattttttccacacccctgagctacaatagttttaatgacaaaagtgccaatgtagacaaaGCTTAAGTTAGCGACTCTCAAccattccagactactgtacccctttcaagggtctgatttgtcttgtgtacccccaagtttcaccgcacttaaaaactacttgcttacaaaatcagacaaaaatataaAAGGATCAAAGCACACCATTTCGGaaacattgatttattttataattatacggTAAAAATGAATAAGCAatctgaatataaat
This genomic window contains:
- the SLC26A5 gene encoding prestin isoform X3 translates to MEHVQEHEECLVQTQMYWVERPVYNEEFLQGQLHKKEKTPQPLSQKIAHSCRCSSKKAKSHLYSFLPILKWLPRYPVKAYLLGDIVSGISTGVMQLPQGLAYALLAAVPPVFGLYSSFYPVFLYTFFGTSRHISIGTFAVISLMIGGVAVREAPDEMFNIMESNSTNSTDLLENYKARDAMRVKVAVAVTLLSGIIQLSLGLLRFGFVAIYLTEPLVRGFTTAAAVHVFTSQLKYLLGIKTKRYSGALSVLYSLIAVLSNITKTNIATLVVGLTCIVLLLSGKEINDRFKKKLPVPIPMEIIVVIIATGVSAGMNLSNTYEVDIVGEIPKGLLAPKVPDINLIPAVFVDALAIAIVGFSMAVSMAKIFALKHGYTIDGNQV